A portion of the Homalodisca vitripennis isolate AUS2020 chromosome 2, UT_GWSS_2.1, whole genome shotgun sequence genome contains these proteins:
- the LOC124354881 gene encoding outer dense fiber protein 3-like yields the protein MGFKGGPAPNTYNLPGGTGHNCHDVTKLRVPAYTMRIKLDDRSVGLGPGMYNLKNKTRFGCSGAPSYTMATKLPELCESFMKFLFLNR from the exons ATGGGATTTAAAGGAG GACCAGCTCCAAACACATACAATCTGCCTGGTGGTACAGGTCATAACTGTCATGATGTGACTAAATTGCGAGTTCCAGCATACACTATGAGGATCAAGCTAGATGACAGATCCGTTGGTCTTGGTCCGGGAATGtataacctcaaaaataaaacaagatttggTTGCTCAGGAGCTCCATCATACACCATGGCAACTAAACTTCCAGAGCTGTGTGAgtcatttatgaaatttttatttttaaatagataa